A DNA window from Leptolyngbya sp. KIOST-1 contains the following coding sequences:
- a CDS encoding bifunctional DNA primase/polymerase codes for MNPALRATFDWLRSQGLPPLSVAPAQDPTRYPARNRDGSLKRDKEGALVPAFTGKNPSYVDSRGIPHLIRHTQYQNRMPTQAELQTWFANPDNGIGTLGGWHNIVWIDVDVKQFDSQQACDQRIADWLGQYPLLQQTFTERTHSGGWRLAVRAYEKSFTNFSLDGVGGQHMGEALGQGHFTVLAPTIGPSGNAYVNVQRVPPIWVERLDAVGLYPVSGRREQGLFRQSRPRIQSQPAQPGVLRLEDLATAKAQAVLHGDSPLESRSHSLTYALREFYGWENWAAQNRVLISGNAEELVRAAGAALGIDAERVERIMESITDPASCTPAAVFTGGETSAWKRVWKLDRQVYEELCPSNMKQSIQTIASENHHVLTGGKPQKKQNAGVQAPAVYNPAISADQIQAFVRQAWSILAHAYQTERGNVSVKRSTVDPKVWVQGQIYRIAAEGPQLTVEARERGAILQAQGDTVTLENLTIVDLKRFQAEMLRLQQRHRPCATAPAISHQGQER; via the coding sequence ATGAACCCAGCCCTTCGCGCCACGTTTGACTGGCTGAGATCGCAGGGGCTGCCACCGCTGTCCGTTGCCCCAGCCCAAGACCCGACTCGCTACCCGGCCCGAAACCGGGATGGCAGCCTAAAGCGCGACAAAGAAGGGGCTCTGGTGCCTGCCTTTACCGGCAAGAATCCTAGCTATGTGGACAGCCGTGGAATTCCCCATCTGATCCGGCACACCCAGTATCAAAATCGGATGCCGACTCAGGCTGAGCTTCAGACCTGGTTTGCTAACCCCGATAACGGCATTGGCACCCTGGGCGGTTGGCACAACATCGTTTGGATTGATGTGGATGTGAAGCAGTTTGACTCGCAGCAGGCCTGTGACCAGCGGATCGCCGATTGGCTGGGCCAATACCCGCTCTTACAGCAAACCTTTACCGAGCGCACCCACAGCGGCGGCTGGCGGCTGGCAGTGCGAGCCTACGAAAAGAGCTTTACCAATTTCTCACTGGATGGGGTGGGTGGACAGCACATGGGAGAGGCTCTAGGGCAGGGACACTTCACGGTGCTCGCGCCGACGATTGGCCCGAGTGGGAATGCCTATGTCAATGTGCAGCGGGTGCCGCCAATTTGGGTGGAGCGGTTGGATGCGGTCGGCTTGTACCCAGTGAGTGGTCGAAGAGAGCAAGGCCTATTCCGCCAGTCTCGACCTCGAATCCAGTCTCAGCCTGCTCAACCGGGAGTCTTACGGCTGGAGGATTTGGCCACAGCGAAGGCCCAGGCGGTGCTGCATGGGGATAGTCCATTAGAATCGCGATCGCACTCGCTAACCTACGCCCTGCGTGAGTTCTATGGCTGGGAGAACTGGGCCGCCCAAAATCGGGTACTGATTAGCGGCAATGCCGAGGAGTTGGTGCGAGCGGCGGGGGCTGCTTTGGGAATTGACGCTGAGCGGGTGGAGCGAATTATGGAGAGCATTACTGATCCGGCCAGTTGCACCCCGGCGGCAGTTTTTACTGGGGGGGAGACCAGCGCTTGGAAGCGTGTGTGGAAGTTAGACCGGCAGGTGTATGAAGAGCTGTGTCCTAGCAATATGAAGCAGTCTATCCAGACTATAGCTAGTGAGAACCATCACGTCCTGACCGGGGGCAAACCTCAAAAGAAACAAAACGCAGGTGTCCAGGCTCCAGCAGTCTATAATCCTGCAATTTCAGCGGATCAGATTCAAGCGTTTGTACGCCAGGCTTGGAGTATCTTGGCCCACGCCTATCAGACAGAGCGAGGAAACGTGTCCGTTAAACGTTCGACAGTAGATCCCAAAGTTTGGGTACAGGGGCAAATTTATCGAATAGCCGCTGAGGGGCCGCAGCTGACTGTAGAGGCCCGTGAACGGGGCGCTATCTTGCAGGCTCAGGGTGATACTGTCACCTTGGAAAACCTGACTATAGTTGATCTGAAGCGGTTTCAGGCTGAAATGTTGCGACTTCAGCAACGCCATCGCCCTTGTGCAACGGCTCCAGCGATTTCTCATCAAGGTCAGGAGCGTTGA